AAGTGTCTCGCTGGTGAAGCCGTCCGGGATTTCTATTTGAACCCCCTGGCCAAGGTTTAACTTTAATCCGGTCCTATGAATATTGGCGGACATCGGCAACTGGATAAATTCTACAGGAAGGTTTTGTCGTTTAAATTTTCTTTTCCAATATGTGAACCTGTCTTTGGACAGGTCATTGCGTCTGCAATATTCTGTTTGAGTCAGCCCTG
The DNA window shown above is from uncultured Desulfobacter sp. and carries:
- a CDS encoding IS66 family insertion sequence element accessory protein TnpB, which translates into the protein MPKSRKETNEKLNRYWKSNIERWAASGLTQTEYCRRNDLSKDRFTYWKRKFKRQNLPVEFIQLPMSANIHRTGLKLNLGQGVQIEIPDGFTSETLERVLATLKSIS